The segment TGTCCGACATGTCAGAGCTGGTGCTGGTGTGGCGTTCGCGTTGGCCGGTGAGCGAGGAGAGGAACTCAGCGCTGCTCTCGGCGTCCTGGAGGTCCAGGGCGATGATTTGGGCCAGGCTGAGCTTGGGAGAGGAGCACCTCCAGTAGGCCAGGAGTACCAGGAGGCCCAGAATGAGGAGGGAGGCGACGGGGAGGACCACATAGAGGAGCAGCTCTGACCTCCCCTCCTGGTCGAGGTTCAGCTCATTCCAGTTGTAGCCCTGGTGGTTTTGGAGGGGAAAGGGTTAATAAACCACATCATTCAAAGGACAGAAAAAAGATTCCCATAAAATACATTCAGGACTATGTTAAAGATATGAAATCTGAAAATCAGTAATGGGTTTTGCCTCAAAACGGCAATGTTCCACTGGATCAGTGTTGATCCTCTTCCATCTTCTCAAAACTGAACATATATGGTTGTGAAATCAAGATATCCTACAGAGGCTCAATAGAGCTTATGCCATTTGATATTGCCTGAGTGTTCTATTCCCCTGTTGACACAATCAGTGTCCCAAATTCACCCGACCAATCGGTTTCAGTGCTCAGATAATGCTGATCCTCATCTGGATGACTGACTAAAGACCCGTCAACATCACTCCGCTCTGCTGAAAGTCCCGAAAAGCTTTCCTTTGCCATTTCCCTGACATGAACTGCACTCACAAGCTCTCATCATAGTCGTGATATCCAAGACTATTCCAAGAGGCTAAGGCACtcaactaacaacaacaagagTGTGTAGCCTGCAGAAGTCTGTGTAGCCACAGGCTGGCCGAAGTACCTTGGACAGCGCTCCTCCAGTGAGGAAAAATAaaagataaataaaaaaaaaaaataatacaccTAAAAAAGTAGTGTTCAGAATAATTTTCGGTCTGTTCTTTAGATTGTTAAGCCAGTATGCCACCTACCTCCTCCCAGGTGTAAAGCAAAAAAGTCAACTCAAAAACTGCTGCAGCTCTCCAGGACTCAGGTTGCCTACCTCCTGGGCCTTCCAAAAAGTTACATCTCTGGGTCTCACAGTAGTCTACATGTAAAGACTACTGCTGAATCAGACTCACTCAGTAACAACAAGCTGATGATCCCTTACCTGTAACTGTCTCTCTACCGTGGGGGGAGAAGGTGACCCAGTCACCCAATCGATGGACCCTCTGCCAGCTGGCCCAAACTTTATCCAGCTGCTGTCCAGTAGCGTTCGCATGCTGCCGTGGTGTCGTTGTAGGCAAACGGCTAAACTGAGTAGCAGAACTCGAGACAAACACGTCCGACTACTaagcgcttatccagagcgacttacagttagtgagtgcatacatttttcatacttgccccccgtgggaaacgaacccacaaccctggcaatgcaagcgccatgctctaccaactgagctacaggggacacttACTTGCATCGAGTCATTCGCCATCGTTTTTCTAGCAGGCTTTGTGTGGTCGTGTTCCAGTGATGAAGCCGTTCTAGACCAGACCAACTAGACTGGACACATATGATTGTCCGGCGAGTCCTCACAATGGTCTTCTCCACAAATTTAGGCAGGTAGATTGTCAAGTCATCCAAATTTCGCGCAAATATGCGCTCTGTCCAAAAACTCACCACTATATTCTCTGagataaattaacttttaaaaacaaTTCTCAGTCAATGGTCAAAGATAATCCCATTGTTGTGTCGCCTCAATGCACCACTGCCCAAAGAAGCTGGTGATCCCAAAATGTTTGTCTAGTTTCAACAAAAGGTTCGTTCAACAAATACAAAATGTTCCCGGGTGTGTCTTTAAAATATCAGCAGGGTAGAAGCCTAAAACAAAACTGTTTGATTCAGTTCATTGTTATTTTCTTGGGAGGCTAGctattgttagaaattgcgtaattcaaatctggtattggaataagaatcaagagatcttcaatccaagcttaatttattatatgcaaaatgtatgtatgataagtatgaaggttcgtatatacgggtccgctgagataccacgcagggcactcagagaactaaaacattgtttacaggttcttttctcaaatactctgacagatagttcccacctcttctgttggccaatcagagtataggactgagtgtggtttagactttactcagccaatccgttggcgcaggggttggtcccaactcctcggcactccatttgttgcacactgttgccaggcataagttgctatcatagtaacctgtggagtcagcacccaaaagacaccattccactgtactccatgtacccacgttcaaggacggtttcacagacaacaaagagagagtgttcgtatctgtgagaaatacaagtcttatctcatcctagcccctaacgttccccacatgaatcacagcctgctatgtgaaacaatccatatcagtacagttcaaacctatgctcctcattaatgcattccttccaagctattcatcacatacagatccaattatgagaaaaatagaacccaacaatcccccttttgacgccctctagggtgtcactcattaaaatacaatacaaacaaaaataaacacttttattaatagacaatttgataataaaaggccttcagtccttccatctacacccaacttgcaaacggTTGGCTACAAGTCACCCAggcacttcaaaccttcacataaggaaagacaaacatacccaatggttaacttgattaataaagcataaaacacaggattaatagaacacaaaacataagattattaaaacataaaacaccaacagggaagtacattttggccccctttagacaccctctagagtGTCACTCCTCCAAgtctggtaggtcatatccttcattccttaggtcggagtccgggattgggccgtatctcaccatctgtttggaaaccaccttctccatctccttttctcaccaaccctcagacacagga is part of the Coregonus clupeaformis isolate EN_2021a unplaced genomic scaffold, ASM2061545v1 scaf2730, whole genome shotgun sequence genome and harbors:
- the LOC121562547 gene encoding small integral membrane protein 28-like isoform X1; the protein is MTRCNMRTLLDSSWIKFGPAGRGSIDWVTGSPSPPTVERQLQGYNWNELNLDQEGRSELLLYVVLPVASLLILGLLVLLAYWRCSSPKLSLAQIIALDLQDAESSAEFLSSLTGQRERHTSTSSDMSDSVFVMVYLPPPYEETLTKITRAASLTSRKESMKIEDLEAWLCPEIKSSGRYV
- the LOC121562547 gene encoding uncharacterized protein LOC121562547 isoform X2, which gives rise to MANDSMQGYNWNELNLDQEGRSELLLYVVLPVASLLILGLLVLLAYWRCSSPKLSLAQIIALDLQDAESSAEFLSSLTGQRERHTSTSSDMSDSVFVMVYLPPPYEETLTKITRAASLTSRKESMKIEDLEAWLCPEIKSSGRYV